AACAGATCGCGCATGACGCCAGACGTATCAGCGCTGAGAATCTCTCTGACCGGCTGGCGGTACCTCGTGCCAACGATGAGCTGCGGCGGCTCTCCGAGACCCTGAATGCCATGCTCGGCCGCATCGACCACTCTGTGTCACAGTTGCGGCAGTTCACGGCTGACGCGTCACACGAACTTCGGGCTCCGCTGGCGTTGATTCATACGGCTGCGGAGTTCTCGCTGCGCCGCGAGAGTCCGCGAGAGGAACTCGTGGACGCCATGCAGAAGATCCTGCGCGAGTCAAAACATACCGCCAACCTCGTGGATAACCTGCTCCTCCTTGCGCGCAGCGACTCGGGGGAGGATCGCTCCAGCACGCTCGTGCCGCTCAATCTGTCGTCGCTCTGCAAGGATGCGGCGGATCAAGCCAACGCCCTGGCATCGGAAAAGGGCATTGCGGTATCCACGAATCTGGGCTCGACGTCGGTCGTTGTCGACGGCGATGAGACGGCGCTTCGGCGACTGCTGTTGGTGCTCGTGGACAACGCCATCAAGTACAGCCTTCCCGGCGCTGCCGTGAACCTGCGTTTGGTTGTGGAGCATCACAACGCGGTCATCGCCGTCAGCGACACCGGCATCGGCATCGCCCCTGACGACGTGGAGCGGGTGTTCGACCGTTTCTGGCGGGCCGACAAGGTCCGTTCACGGGCGGCCGGTGGCAGCGGGCTCGGTCTCGCCATCGCGCGGTGGATCGTCGAACGTCATCACGGATCGATTCGCGTCTCGAGCGAGCTGGCGAAGGGATCCACATTCACCGTCGAGTTACCGCTGTCGTCACCTTTGCCCGAAAGTGACACCTCCGCGGTGTCGCCGTTGCTTGGCTAGCTCAGCACGGTCGGCCGGGCCGGCTCCTCCCGCGTCATGAGTCCCCCTTTAAGCAAACCTTAAGGCGTCCCACTTACGATTCCCACTTGCCGAGGTGTTCTGCCGAGCACCCGACAAAGGAGCAGGCGATGCGGACTCAATTCATCATCTCTAGCGCTGCGGCGCTCGTGCTCTCGGCAGCCACCGTCGCCGCTCAGGCCGCGCCCGCGGGCCAGGTCGCGCCCGCCGCCGGACGAGGCCAGACTCCGACCCCGGCGTCATGCGGTCCGAATCCGCCGGCGGAGATGAAGAACGTTGCGAAGGGGTCGCGCTGCTTCGAGCTCCGCATGTACACCGTTCGTCCCGAAGGGCCAGGCAACGCCGACGTGAACCACGCTCGTTTCCGTGAGCGGTTCATGGCCACCTTCAAGCGGCTGGGTTTCGACGTGGTGGGCTTCTGGCAGCCGGTGTCGAAGCCGGACACGCTGATCTATCTGCTCGCGTTCCAGGACGCAGCGACCCGTGACGCGCTGTGGGCCAAGTTCTTCGCCGATCCGGAATGGACCACGTCCCGCGCGGAGTTTCAGGTCTCGGTGCAGGTCACGCAGGAGTTCATGATCGCGACCGACTACGGACCGCTGAAGTAGCAACGAGCCCTCAAGAGTCCGCCGTGACGTCGGCGAACCCGACGTGACCGCGGGCGAGGGTATGCGCATCTTCTCGAGAAAAGACTGTATGAGATTCGACGCCTCCACTGTGATCTCCGCTGACGTGTCACCGCAACGCTGGCTGCGGTCCTTCGCACATGTTGCCGCGTGCCTCGGCACCGTGCTGGCGCTCTCTGCGTGCCGTGGCGCAGCAGAGAATGCGCAGGCGGCAACGGCCACCGCCGACGAATCGCGGCTCGTGTCCGTGGCCACGGCGGTCGCAACGGAGCAGGAGATCCCGACCGTGGTTCAGGCGACGGGCGGGTTCGTGGCCGATGAGACCTTCCAGGTGACCCCGCAGGTGGCCGGCCAGATTGCAGAGACGTTGGTCAACGTCGGAGATGCAGTGCAGGCCGGCCAGATCCTCTTTCGGCTCGACAGCCGGGATGCCAGTCTGCGCCTGGATCAGGCCCGAGCGTCTCTCAAGCAGGCGGAAGCCTCTGCCGCGC
The genomic region above belongs to Acidobacteriota bacterium and contains:
- a CDS encoding HAMP domain-containing protein; amino-acid sequence: MSRVATIRFRLTAAYALIMTIMVTATAALSWIAARSSLAVSVDRSLERDLDLFQTSLQIHLRRTELVPAIRQASMIGLRDNLLRVFDEQGGLVYQSPSLENNFSAPPPAVETGRITFRTVRNDQEEHVRLAATAIAIDSRRYTAELVQPLTVGERSLVRFGRLLMLGIPIALILASLGGYWLSGRALAPVEQIAHDARRISAENLSDRLAVPRANDELRRLSETLNAMLGRIDHSVSQLRQFTADASHELRAPLALIHTAAEFSLRRESPREELVDAMQKILRESKHTANLVDNLLLLARSDSGEDRSSTLVPLNLSSLCKDAADQANALASEKGIAVSTNLGSTSVVVDGDETALRRLLLVLVDNAIKYSLPGAAVNLRLVVEHHNAVIAVSDTGIGIAPDDVERVFDRFWRADKVRSRAAGGSGLGLAIARWIVERHHGSIRVSSELAKGSTFTVELPLSSPLPESDTSAVSPLLG
- a CDS encoding NIPSNAP family protein, whose product is MYTVRPEGPGNADVNHARFRERFMATFKRLGFDVVGFWQPVSKPDTLIYLLAFQDAATRDALWAKFFADPEWTTSRAEFQVSVQVTQEFMIATDYGPLK